One Gopherus evgoodei ecotype Sinaloan lineage chromosome 1, rGopEvg1_v1.p, whole genome shotgun sequence genomic window, CGCTTCTCTAGGAACAGTTGGTCTAGTCTTGCCCTTGCTGAAGTCTGTGGAGCTCTCTTTGTGAATGAACTGGTGCTACAGGCCAGCAGAGGGAGCCTATGGCACAGATGGGCTTCAGTAAGAGTTGTGGCTAccaagcacctctgaaaatccaaCCCATGATTTTCTCAGGCAAATGTCCATCTGCTGTTCCAGCCTAATTACTGGGCTGCTGTTGCACATCTGGCAGACTTCTTCCTTTGCATGATTTCTGAGACTCTAAGGCCTTGTAGCACCATCAGCCCCAGGATTTGGTCTCCCCAGCATCAGCAATTTGATTGATATCACTCTGGGCTTTTACTCCACTACTGCTCTCCACATACTGGGCCATTTTCTGCCTCTCTGGCTTGCAGGCTCCTGGTGCCTGGCAGAAGCATCATACAACACAGTGGATTCAGTCAGTTTTACCTAATCCAGTCACACCAAGTATCAGGTGCCTCATGTCCACTTCAGGAGGCCCAGCCCAGTCAAGGCAGGAGATGGGGATGTAGCATGTTTCAAAGGGCTTCAGTGGTAGGGCCGCCATATGAGACCTGTGGCTCTTTGGCTCTTCTCCTGCCTTCCCTCCACTCTCTGCTGAGTCTTCCTGCATAGAGATGGGGTGTCCCCTGCAGCCATTGGCTGAGCTCTTGCTCCAGAACTTTCCTCTCTCCCACTGTACCTTACGTCCATCTGAGCCTTCACTTCCagtcagggccgcccggggggcgggggggcaagtggggcaatttgccccaggcccgggGCCCCACACGGGCCCGCGAGCCCTGgtcgagaatcccttccctggctacaggtgcctttttaatttttactcacccagaagcagtccgggtcttcggtggcacttcggtggcgggtccttcagtgctgccgaagacgcggagcgagcaaaggacccgccaccgccgctgccgaagactcggagcactgcccggtgagtacaagcgctgcagcgggtagcacctttttttttgtctgcttccccctcttttccccaggccccggaatcctctgggcggccctgcctccaGTCACCAAAGGGAAGCTCCACTCTTCCTCCACATCTCCCTGTCCAGCACGAGATCTTCATGACCTCATTCTCCCCAGAGCTTCCCTTTTTTCAAGAAGGAATAAGGAACCATCCATCTTCTGCCTGAATCTTTACAGGGACTGTCCACTTTCTGCACTGAATCCCCTTCTCTTCAGCTTCTGCTTCATCTTCATTTCACAAGTGGGTGGGGAAAATCATGCTGAGAATCCAGTAACTGTGGGACGCCTAAGGAATCCTTGGGATAGCCACTTGGTGAGGAACCCAGCTTGCTAGATGGGGAGATCCTCAGTAGGTCCTGCTCAGGTGACATAAATAGTCTTTCTGACAAGGTCCAAAGTACTGTGGACCTCTCTGAGGTCACAGTCATGGGCCATGATGCTAAAAAAAAGGACCCTCTTAGATGACCTAATCTAGTGGTTCTCACACTGTGGGTCAGGAACCCATTCCATGGTTATCAACCTCTCTTTGTCATGTGCTTCAAGCGTTTGCCATCACTACGGCTAGCTACTCTCCATCCCTTTGATGTCCCAAGCACAGCCGTTCtgccaaggatgaatttgggACCCAGGCTGTGCTGGATTCCAGTGCACCCTGGTTACCTGCAGGCCTTTCAATGTGCTCTAATCAACCACAGTCACTTAGTCTGACTTGCTGCAGGATCTGGAGCACCCCAGGCTGCATTCCAGATTAGACAGTGCACAACTGAATGGAAGACAAGCAGGACTGCAGGACCTAGCCCCAGGGCTGGACTTAGTGCTCGTTATTAACGTGGTAGGATAAGGAAGTTGCTGGCCCAAGCGGAAGAAGGTGGCTGAAGCTGCTGGCTGGTACAGCAGACATCGTGGCCTGATAAACAGGTACAGTTGCCTGAAAGATTAGGAACTAGTGGTCTAGTTAATTGTTTGTGATTTGCAGCATCTTCTGTTCTCTCACAGATTCATCCATTTCACTCTTACTCTGGTCCCTCTTTTTAGATCACCACAATGACAAACTTTCTAATCTCGATGACTTGTCTTACAGGTTCCATCAGTGACCAGTGCGTCAACTCCCATCGTTGGAGTTTTGTCATCCACCCAAAACAATCGCTGTCTCTCTGCCCCAGATTTGACAGCAGAGAAGCGTCTGGTTTTCAACTCTGTTTCGTCACTCTCCATTCTGCACAAGCCAGAGCGATCCATCAGCCCTGAGAGCAATGACAGTATCTCAGAAGAGCTGAATCATTTCAAACCTATTGTCTGCTCACCATGCACTCCTCCCAAGAGGCTTCCTGACGGCAAAGTCTTGAGTCCTTTGATTATAAAGTCTACTCCAAGGAACCTCAACCGAAGCCTGCAGAAACCAACCACCTATGAAGCTAGTCCCAGAATCCTGAAAAAATGGGAGCAAATATTTCAGGAGCGCCAGATTAAAAAGACTCTCTGTAAAGCTACCCTTACATCTCTGGCTTCAGAGACTGGAGAGGACTTTCTGGTTCCTGACATTGCTAACTCCAACAAAGAGCAGCCACGAATGTTAAATGATCAAATTCCACCTGGTTCTGcggcacacacaaacacagagttaGATTATTGCCCTTCGATCAGTGAAGTGAAGCTCGAAAGGACTGGTAACAAGAAAAACTGTTCACAGGCCTTAACAATGGATGGCAGTTTCTCTGAACTAGATACAAGGTCAAATGGAACCTCTCTGAACACTCAAATTTCAGATGTGTCTGAAGTAAAAACAAATTCATATCTGGACAAATCTGGTCATTATTTTTGCCCCAATGCTAAGACAAGAAGAATAATTGGAGTCAACCCAGCGCTGCCAGGGAACAGTATGCTAGGAGTTTCTGTCAAGACAGCAGGAAAAAAGCAGCTGAAATACCTGAACAACAGTGAATTGATCACCGTACAAAATGGTACCTGCAATTCTGTTGAAAACGTTATTGGTGAACAGCCCCCTTCATTGAGACGAGGACGAAAGAGACACTGTAAAACAAAGCACTTGGAACAGAATGGTTCGGTTAAAAGACTGAGGCAGACAGCTGGCGAGATGGGCTTGGCCACAGCTGATTCTTTAGTGAGGGAGATGGAACAGaagctgcagcaggaggaggaagacaggagGCTGGCCTTACAACTGCAGCGAATTTTTGACAGTGAAAACAGGACAATGGATAGGCGGAAAGGAAGAGTAGATCAATATCTCTTGCGGTCAAAGAGCACTACAGGTGCAAAGTAGCACTTAGGAACAATGTTGCCTTTTGTAGAGGACATGAGGTTTATCAAAATATCCTACAGGAGGAACTATTTTCTTGTCATACTACCacccacaaattttttttttctttttgatggtAAGACATTTTAGATCCAGTTCACACTGAAGCCAGGGTCCttgcaggttaaaaacaaaaattcacctGTCCCGTTTTGTCCATCACTCTGAAAGACAACTGATCCTCACCATATATATGCTGAAATGTACTTAAACATAGTAGGTGACATTTCTGAGTTAAATGCTGATGGTGACCATCTTACTAAGGCAATGGGATACTAAGAGTATATGATCCTAATGATAAGGACCTTGTCAATCCACCATCCAGCCTGCTGCATCATGTCAGGCAGAAATTAGCGATTGAAAACACATTTATGTAAATCATCCAGACTGTTTATTTCCAACACCCCAATCCTGTGCTTGTTTCACTCTCTCCCTTATATTGCAGCCAGATACTGTGAATGGATCGTAAGTTATAACATAGTGATGTAAACTCCCTGGTTTGTGATAACCTTGTAACAATGGGACCCCTTAAGAAAGAGGCTATGAGCCATGCTTTCTCCTTTATGTCCTAAGGAGCAAATGGAGACATCCATAGTGGATACGATTCAGTAACACCTTCCAGGGGCACAACAAATGAAATACATTAGACAGCGTAGATCAGAGGTTATTGTAATGAGACCAAATGAAATGTAGGAAACCTGCAAACCAAGGATTTTACGGAAAATGCATTGTTGAAGACTAGTTAATCGATGTTGGTAATTATCGCAGAAAACTTAGCTACAAAGAAAAGGCAAAGTGAATACTTCCAACCCACTCTCTTGGGATGGCACGAAGGTGAAACCAACCAGTCAATGTGGTTTCGCTTATCTTGGACATTTAGGAAGAGAAGcatcaggaaggaaggaagccaccCAAATGAATCCATTTGACAGTGGCAGCATGGGAGCCCCGTGTACTGCTCATTCCCTAGGTATAAACCGGCCAGGGTTGGGTTGGGGAATGTGTGCACTTGCAGTCGTAGTATTACTTAGCACTTAGTGGACTATTTATCCAGAGGTTTCAAAGCATTTGGTAGCAGCAAGGGCCATTATCTTCACTTTAGAGATGTAGAAACCGAGGCACAAAAGTTACAATTTTCAAAACAGCTGCTAATTTTGGGCCCCTGCCATTCCAGTTGAAGTAattgggagctgggggtgctcggcccttttaaaattcttggtCCTAGATCTCCCAAACGAGGCTCTCCAAAACAGTGGCATCCAGTTAGTTGACATTTCAGCCTATCAACTGGCCCAGGGTCAGTggtagagttgggaatagaacccaggactcttGACTAGCCCAGGACCCTATCCAGTGGAGAGCGTGTTCTCCACCCCACATGCAGCAATCACCATGTGAAGCCCTTTCCAAGTGAGAATTCCCACAAGGCTTTCACCGTTGAGCTTAATGCCACAGTCTGGCCCAAATCACTCTGATGCTTTAAGCAGCCTGACaaagtctgtctgcctgcctgcggTGTGGAGGGTGTTCGATTTTCTCTCTTGGACCAATTGCAAGGAATATAGATCAATGCATTAGGTAAGGTAAATGACCATGCTCCTTGTTAATGGGTGCCCTTCCTTCCCAAAGAACCCCTGCTTTTCTCCCTTTCACCTCAGGCCTGTCCTTGGCAATTGTTTCACCGAGTGAAATAACTTTCTCGATTACCACCAGTAATGGGCTCAGAAATGTCACTCTTTGAATCTTGAATTTCGGACCTAGATGATGGATCTTCTTTTCTGTCagtggaatttttttcccctttcagaaaCGTGAGTCTGCCAGTTTAATATCTTGTTGCTCCTTATGCCAGGTGATGCTGGCATTTTAAAGAGCTACCTGAAACACGCTGCACCAGCAGTACACCAAGCAGCTGGCAAAACTTGCAGCTGATCTGTGGAGTGCTGGGAGGTTCTGCTAGTGCAGCATATAAGAAGCTGATATAAAAGGATTTTAATAGTTCATCTGTTTCTGCTGTGTCTTTTGCTCTCTCCTTCCATCTTAAATGATGAGGAATGGCTTGCCTTCCTGGCAACGAAGGAATTGGTTTTGCTTGCCACTTATTCATATAACTACAAGGACCCTGAAGCTTTTTACTGctttaaactggattttttttaaaaaaaaatcttatattttAATGGAtaaaatttatatattttaaatactatATTTCAACAGATTGACACTTTCATTTTGAGAAATCTTGTAGTAATGATGACATAATATATATCTCGTATTAACACACACAAACTACTGGCTATTCAACTAATATGTGAagccaggaagttgatgctggtttTCTGAACTCTCTTAGACTGGACTGCTGTGCCTAACTCTTGTAGCTCATGGGTTGTGTATTATTGTATCCTCTTTGGAGAGgaaattctgcccttagttacACACTTGCAACCTCTCTGGGCCAAATGCAAAGCTGATTTTAAGCTGATACGACTCCCGTGACTTGACCTGCATTACACTCACTTAAGCCAGCAGTGAATTTGAAGGAAACttgattgaagtcagtgggtttgCATGGGTCAGAGTTACTGATGGTCAAATTTGGTCTCATCAGTACTCACGAACAGCAGAGTACATTAAGGATGGAACAACAATCTTTAATCctgaatttcctttatttttgttcCGAGCAAAAGCTTTTTTACACTATCCAAGtgtattcattatttttttcctagTCTCTCTTTCAACAGCCCCTTATCCGGTCCCACCCAAGTGAATATCTTGAAACAGGCTTCCTTACTCAATTACCGTGGCTTGTTCTAGGCCTGGGCTgctggctttttttaaaacaaaagagctTTTGAGAAACTCACTTTCTGTGGGTTTCAAAAAGCTGAATGTATCTTTCCTTAGAAGGAGATTTTGAGTCCTACCcacctaggccagtgtccttctgtgtggttttttttaaaaaggtcactTAAACACGTGGGTTTTGTGTGTTAATTTCAtgtgttaattttgtttttattttaaatctgagtCTCAATGGAAGTGCAGGAGCCATTGCCTCAGGACAGTTCCTCAAGCTAACACAGCTTGATAGAAAAGAACCATGCTAGAATGTCTGTTACATACTTTATTATCTACGGGTCGTTCACACAAAGGGCCCTACTCTGCAAATTGTTACATGATTAATCCAAGGCCctgattccactgaaattaatacagAGCTCCCAATGGGTGCAGGTCCGGACCATCATAGAAAAGCCCTTACAAAGTATGGTCCATTGTATCAGTATTTATTTAAGGAGGCCTTTGATTTTGGGATCCTCTTGTGGAGTAACAGTGGATCCTAAAAatctgtcacttttttttttatgagacaTTATTACTTGTATGCAGAGCATCTTTAAATAATGT contains:
- the RNF169 gene encoding E3 ubiquitin-protein ligase RNF169; protein product: MAAAAAGPGGRAAAPGRRGRRRRAQAEEEAGPECPLCREALVEAVTPPCRHSLCRACFQRCLQGPGLCCPLCRSRLSTWARRQRSGAAAAGGGAEQRAPDEDFIFRAPIKLSKPGELREEYESQLRKLREEKLQEEKTSEDLIHKLILEDMEGGKRKMEEQQKKDETLMLKMNQECFPERLSDSENEEPFRSKHTHRSAFVSKGSAYSFAFLTGNLTSKLERSQSCSDTIQDRSKSRQRSAPANRTKVPSVTSASTPIVGVLSSTQNNRCLSAPDLTAEKRLVFNSVSSLSILHKPERSISPESNDSISEELNHFKPIVCSPCTPPKRLPDGKVLSPLIIKSTPRNLNRSLQKPTTYEASPRILKKWEQIFQERQIKKTLCKATLTSLASETGEDFLVPDIANSNKEQPRMLNDQIPPGSAAHTNTELDYCPSISEVKLERTGNKKNCSQALTMDGSFSELDTRSNGTSLNTQISDVSEVKTNSYLDKSGHYFCPNAKTRRIIGVNPALPGNSMLGVSVKTAGKKQLKYLNNSELITVQNGTCNSVENVIGEQPPSLRRGRKRHCKTKHLEQNGSVKRLRQTAGEMGLATADSLVREMEQKLQQEEEDRRLALQLQRIFDSENRTMDRRKGRVDQYLLRSKSTTGAK